One Jeotgalibaca porci genomic region harbors:
- a CDS encoding iron ABC transporter ATP-binding protein, whose product MKVNNLCKNICETCILKDINLELEQGTVTAFIGPNGAGKSTLLSTMCRLLSKDSGHVLIKGKEITKWRTDELAKEIAILKQQNTYQVKMTVRELLSFGRFPYSKGRLTTEDYEVIDKVLGYLDLESYGDRYLDTLSGGQLQRAALAMILVQDTDYILLDEPLNNLDMKQSIVVMQTIRNMADELGKTILVVLHDINFAAAYSDNIIAMKDGKICHSGTVDEVICSEHLKEVFDVDMEVEIIKGKKYCLYHMS is encoded by the coding sequence CTGCATTTTAAAAGATATTAACTTAGAACTCGAACAAGGAACCGTTACTGCATTCATTGGGCCAAACGGAGCAGGGAAGAGCACGTTGCTATCAACAATGTGCCGTCTGTTAAGTAAAGACAGTGGGCATGTCTTAATTAAAGGAAAAGAAATTACGAAATGGCGGACTGACGAACTTGCGAAGGAAATCGCCATTTTGAAACAACAAAATACATACCAAGTAAAAATGACCGTGCGTGAACTGTTGTCCTTTGGCCGTTTTCCCTACTCCAAAGGGCGCTTGACGACGGAAGATTACGAAGTCATCGATAAGGTGTTGGGGTATTTAGATTTAGAAAGCTACGGTGATCGGTATTTAGATACCTTATCCGGCGGGCAGCTTCAGCGCGCAGCCCTGGCGATGATACTGGTCCAAGATACAGACTATATCCTGCTGGACGAACCGCTCAATAACTTAGATATGAAGCAAAGCATTGTCGTGATGCAGACGATTCGGAATATGGCGGACGAATTGGGCAAGACCATTTTAGTTGTTCTACATGATATCAACTTTGCTGCTGCTTATTCAGATAATATTATCGCAATGAAGGACGGCAAGATTTGTCATTCAGGTACGGTCGATGAAGTGATTTGTTCCGAGCATTTAAAAGAAGTGTTTGATGTCGACATGGAAGTTGAAATAATTAAAGGTAAAAAATATTGCTTATACCATATGAGCTAG